From Nocardia sp. NBC_00416:
GACCGATCCCGCGGCTTGTTTCGCGAGCCGGCCCGTTTCGAAACGGATGGTGCGGGTGCCGAAGGCGCCGTTGTCGATCAGCGCGACGGATTCGAAAACACCCGGTTCGACCTCGATGGCCGAGCTCTTCGAGCGTTCGGTGGTTTCTGGCATTTCTCTGTTCTCAACCTCTCGTCTCGCCGGATACAGCGCCCGGTGGCGCGATCCGGCTGTGTCAGCCGTACCAGGTTCGAACGCGGCGCGACGGCGGAACCGCGGTGACAATCGAAGTCAGCGGTCGCCGTATTCGGGCTGCGGCGCGTACACCCGGCCGGGCTCCCCTTGGAGCCGGCGACGCGGAGGCGGTCATCGATCGAAGCTCTCCGGCGCACCACGTGCGGGCCCGAAAAGCCACTACCGAAGACCGACGCCACGAGCGCGGGTGTGCACGGCTGGTTCTGTCGTATCACGCCCGGGAGATCCCCGGTACGCGAAAATGCCGACGAGGCGATTGTATGCGCCCCGTCGGCATACGCGACGCCCGGCTCGTGGAACCGGGCGTGTTCAAGATCGATCAGCGCCGCAGGCCCAGGCGTTCGATCAGGCTGCGGTAGCGGTTGATGTCCTTGTTGGCGAGGTACTTCGACAGCCGCTTGCGGCGGCCGATCAGCGCCATCAGGCCGTGGCGGGTGTGATGATCGTGCTTGTGCACCTTGAGGTGCTCGGTGATCTCGGAGATCCGCTTGGACAGCATCGCGATCTGCGCCTCCGGCGAACCGGTGTCCGTCTCGTGCAGACCGTACTCCGCGAGAATCGTCTTCTTCTGCTCGGTGGTCAGCGCCATGGGGCATCCACTCCTGTTTCTCAGTTCCGCGCGCAAAGTGCCCGGTGGCCGTACCATCGCGTATTCGCCGAGGGCGGGTACTCCAGATGGTGCGGAATGGTCCGGGATGGGCGCCGCCGCGGACCGCAGCAGACCCGACGGGGCACTTTACCCGAGCCGCCGCACTCCACCCCGGCGGGGTCGGGCCGTCAGCTCCCGGCGCCGAGAATCTTGCGGGTGGTGTCCACATCCCGTCCCATCACGGCGACGAGCTCGTCGACGGAATCGAACTTGCGCATCCCGCGCAGATGATCGACGAAGTCCACGGCGACGTGCTGGCCGTACAGATCGGCCTCGCGATCCAGGACATAGGCCTCGACGGTGCGCGCCCGGCCGGAGAAGGTGGGATTGGTCCCGACCGAGATCGCCGCCATGACCGGCTCGCCCGGGGTCACCGTCCCGATGGTCGGTCCGGGTCCCAGCACGGTGAACCACCCCGCGTACACCCCGTCCGCCGGGATCGCGGCATGCATGGGCGGGGCGACATTGGCGGTGGGGAATCCCAGGGTGCGACCGCGCCCGTCACCGCGCACCACCACGCCCTCGACCCGATGCGGGCGGCCCAGCGCATCGGCGGCGGCCGCCATATCGCCGGCGTCCACACAGGCACGGATATAGGTGGAGGAGAAGGTGACGGCGTGTTCGCCCAGCAGCGTGACCGCGTCGACCTCGAACCCGAACCGGGCGCCGAATTCGCTCATGGTGGCGACGGTGCCCGCGGCTTTCTTACCGAAGGTGAAATTGTCGCCGACCACCACCTCGGTCACGTGCAACCGTTCCACCAGCAGATCGTGTACGTATTCACCCGGCGTGAGCTTCATGAACTCGTGCGTGAAGGGCATCACGCAGAAAACGTCCACACCCAATTCCTCGGCGAGTTCGGCGCGGCGGGTGAGGGTGGTGAGCTGCGCGGGATGCGAACCGGGCCGGATCACCTCCATGGGATGCGGATCGAATGTCATCAGCACCGCTGGGACATCACGCGCGGCAGCGGACTTCACCGCCCGGCTGATCAACTGCGCGTGCCCGCGATGAACACCGTCGAACACGCCGATCGTGAGAACGCACCGCCCCCAGTCCGCGGGTACGTCGTCGAGACTTCGCCACCTCTGCACAGACGCCAAGCCTACGCAAACACGCGGCCGTACCGTATTCGGGTGTGACCGGTGTTCGACTACGCGTCGGCGCGGCGAACACGCGGTTTACCGGAGAAGGCGGGATCAGGTGCACCTCCGCGTCCGCGTCGGCCCCGTACATCAAAATGCCGACGCCCCGACCACAACTCCCTTCCCGCGGACCTCGGTGGACCTCCGCATCCGCTCCGGCCCCGCGCGGGCCGCGGATGCGCGACGCCCGACAGCGCCATCTAGGTGGATCGCCCCGGAAATGCTTAAGCTCGTGGTTGTGCCCGGAAAACGAGATATCGCCACCCGACGGGACCTCGCCGACGCCGGGGAATCGGTCGCTCCGGGACTGTCGTCGGTGGCCCAGGACTATCTGAAAGTGATCTGGACGGCCCAGGAGTGGTCGCAGGAGCGGGTGAGCACCAAACTGCTCGCCGAGCGGATCGGCGTGTCCGCGTCCACGGTCTCGGAAGCGGTGCGCAAACTTTCGGATCAGGGCCTGGTGGAACACGCCCGGTACGGTTCGATCACGTTGACCGAGGAGGGGCGGCGGGCCGCTATCGCGATGGTGCGCCGGCACCGGTTGATCGAAACCTTCCTGGTGAGCGAACTCGGTTACGGCTGGGACGAGGTGCACGACGAGGCGGAGATCCTCGAGCATGCGGTTTCGGATCTGCTGATGGCGCGGATCGACGCGAAACTCGGTTTCCCGGACCGGGATCCGCACGGCGACCCGATTCCCTCGGTGGACGGCGCGGTACCCACCCCGCCGGCCCGCCGGCTGATCGATTTCGAGGCCGGTGAAACGGGCCGGGTCGCCCGGATCTCCGATTCCGATCCGGAAATGCTGCGGTACTTCGATTCGGTGGGCATCGCCTTGGACACCGTGATCGTGGTGGTGGAGCGGCGGGATTTCGCGGGCACCATCGCGGTGCGGATCGGGCGCGAGGAAACCCTCACCGACCTCGGCAGTATCGCCGCCGAGGCCATCTGGCTCCGGGACTGACCCGCGCCATCGGGAGGCGGTCGCACGGACAGACCGCCGCAACCGGGACCGATCCACCCGCGGTACCGCCCCCGCGGAGCTCCCACTGCGCCGGCTGAGACCGGACCTCGGCATCCGGCGACCGGACCACGACGGATCACGCCGGGCGCGCCGGCGCGCCGGGGACTCACGGGCAACCTGGCGAAACCATTGCCGTGGATCTACTCGACGTGCTATTCATATTGTCAACAATCCGACAATTTCCGAGTGGTTACCACTCGGCCTCGCACACCCGTCGGTGCGGCACGCCGCGCCGACTGTCCCGGGAGGCGGAACACCATGGCCGAACTTTCCCCGATCCTGAAGCAGGCCACACCGGTCACCGTCGATCACGGTGCCGGCTGCTATCTCTACGACATCGACGGCCGTCGATTTCTCGACTTCACCGCCGGTATCGGAGTCACCAGTACCGGTCACTGCCATCCCCGGGTGGTCGCCGCGGCGCAGGAGCAGGTCGGCAAGCTGATCCACGGCCAGTACACGACCGTGATGCATCGCCCGATGCTGGAACTCACCGAACGTCTGGGCACAGTGCTGCCCGAAGGGCTCGACTCGGTCTTCTACGCCAATTCCGGTAGTGAAGCCGTGGAAGCGGCCCTGCGGCTGGCCCGGCAGGCGACCGGCCGGCCCAATGTGATCGTCTTCCACGGCGGATTCCACGGCCGCACCGTCGCCGCCGCGACCATGACCACCTCCGGAACCCGGTTCTCAGCCGGTTTCAGCCCGCTGATGTCCGGTGTGCACGTGGCCCCCTTCCCCACCGCCTTCCGGTACGGCTGGACCGAGGCCGAGGCCACCGCCTTCGCGCTGCGCGAGCTCGACTACATCTTCGCCACCCTCACCTCACCCGCGGAAACGGCCGCTTTCATCGTGGAACCCGTGCTCGGCGAGGGCGGTTACATTCCCGGTAACCGCGAGTTCTTCCAGGGACTGCGCGAACGCGCCGACCAGTACGGCATCGTGCTGATCTTCGACGAGATCCAGACCGGGTTCGGACGCACCGGAAAGTTCTTCGGTCATCAGCATTTCGACGTCCGGCCCGATGTGATCACCATGGCGAAAGGACTGGCCAGCGGCTTCCCGATCTCCGGGATCGCCGCGTCGGCCGAACTGATGAGCGCCGCCTGGCCGGGATCGCAGGGCGGCACCTACGGCGGTAACGCCGTAGCCTGCGCCGCCGCACTGGCCACCCTCGACGTGATCGAATCGGAAGGCCTCGTCGAGAACGCCGCGGTGCGCGGGGAGCAACTGCTGGCGGGTGTGCGGGCGGCCGAATCCAAAGCCATCGGCGATATTCGCGGACTCGGCCTGCTCGTCGGCGCCGAATTCACCACCCCCGACGGCACACCCGACCGCGAGACGGCCACGGCCGCCCAGCAACTCGCCGCCCAGAAGGGTCTGCTGCTGCTGACCTGCGGCGCCCATATGAATGTGGTGCGGATGATCCCGCCGCTCATCGTCTCCGACGACCAGATCGCCGACGCCCTGACCATCTGGTCCGAGGTGCTCGCCGACCTGGGCCGCTGAACCCACCCCCGCGAACTTCCCGGCACAACTGCCGGTTTCGCCCGCACGACCCCCAGGACGGATCGATGGCGCGCTATATGACGATCACCCTCACCAAGGCCGGCATCACCTGCCGGGCCCGGCTGCTCGACACCGAGGCGCCGCGCACCTGCGCGGCGGTCTGGGACTCCCTACCGCAGGAAGGCGACGCCTTCCACGCCAAATACGCCCGCAACGAGGTGTACACCCTGGTGCCCCGGATCTCGGGGGCACCGCATCGGGAGAACCCCACCGTCACCCCGATACCCGGCGATGTGTGCCTCTTCGATTTCGAGCCGTGGGAAATCGGCAACCCCGCCTACGGCTACGAACCGGGTTCGACCGCCCACCACGATCAGGGCGCCACCGACCTCGCGCTCTTCTACGGCCGCAACAACCTGCTCATCAACGGCGACCTCGGCTGGGTTCCCGGCAATGTCTTCGCCACCATCGAGGACGGCCTGGACGAGCTCGCCACCGCCTGCAACACCCTCTGGCTGCACGGGGTGGCCGGCGAAACCCTCGCCTTCGCCCGCGCCTGAGTGGGCTTTTGGCGCCGCCTGCGGCGTCGCGGGGTTGAGGCCCCCTTGGTCCCGGACGGGCCTCAACCCTTTAAGTGTCTCGCTGAACTCGACGCCGACGGTCGCGTCGCACACCGAACTCACGACCCACAACACACCAGTCCGCACCGGCAAACTCCCGAACACTTCCCTCCAGGAACCGCCG
This genomic window contains:
- a CDS encoding metal-dependent transcriptional regulator, whose product is MLKLVVVPGKRDIATRRDLADAGESVAPGLSSVAQDYLKVIWTAQEWSQERVSTKLLAERIGVSASTVSEAVRKLSDQGLVEHARYGSITLTEEGRRAAIAMVRRHRLIETFLVSELGYGWDEVHDEAEILEHAVSDLLMARIDAKLGFPDRDPHGDPIPSVDGAVPTPPARRLIDFEAGETGRVARISDSDPEMLRYFDSVGIALDTVIVVVERRDFAGTIAVRIGREETLTDLGSIAAEAIWLRD
- a CDS encoding aspartate aminotransferase family protein; this encodes MAELSPILKQATPVTVDHGAGCYLYDIDGRRFLDFTAGIGVTSTGHCHPRVVAAAQEQVGKLIHGQYTTVMHRPMLELTERLGTVLPEGLDSVFYANSGSEAVEAALRLARQATGRPNVIVFHGGFHGRTVAAATMTTSGTRFSAGFSPLMSGVHVAPFPTAFRYGWTEAEATAFALRELDYIFATLTSPAETAAFIVEPVLGEGGYIPGNREFFQGLRERADQYGIVLIFDEIQTGFGRTGKFFGHQHFDVRPDVITMAKGLASGFPISGIAASAELMSAAWPGSQGGTYGGNAVACAAALATLDVIESEGLVENAAVRGEQLLAGVRAAESKAIGDIRGLGLLVGAEFTTPDGTPDRETATAAQQLAAQKGLLLLTCGAHMNVVRMIPPLIVSDDQIADALTIWSEVLADLGR
- a CDS encoding DUF3830 family protein; its protein translation is MARYMTITLTKAGITCRARLLDTEAPRTCAAVWDSLPQEGDAFHAKYARNEVYTLVPRISGAPHRENPTVTPIPGDVCLFDFEPWEIGNPAYGYEPGSTAHHDQGATDLALFYGRNNLLINGDLGWVPGNVFATIEDGLDELATACNTLWLHGVAGETLAFARA
- the rpsO gene encoding 30S ribosomal protein S15; the encoded protein is MALTTEQKKTILAEYGLHETDTGSPEAQIAMLSKRISEITEHLKVHKHDHHTRHGLMALIGRRKRLSKYLANKDINRYRSLIERLGLRR
- a CDS encoding bifunctional riboflavin kinase/FAD synthetase — encoded protein: MQRWRSLDDVPADWGRCVLTIGVFDGVHRGHAQLISRAVKSAAARDVPAVLMTFDPHPMEVIRPGSHPAQLTTLTRRAELAEELGVDVFCVMPFTHEFMKLTPGEYVHDLLVERLHVTEVVVGDNFTFGKKAAGTVATMSEFGARFGFEVDAVTLLGEHAVTFSSTYIRACVDAGDMAAAADALGRPHRVEGVVVRGDGRGRTLGFPTANVAPPMHAAIPADGVYAGWFTVLGPGPTIGTVTPGEPVMAAISVGTNPTFSGRARTVEAYVLDREADLYGQHVAVDFVDHLRGMRKFDSVDELVAVMGRDVDTTRKILGAGS